CCATCATCATGGGTGCCCGTAACGAAAGCCTCTTCCTCATGAAGGAAGAAATGACCGCCCTCGCCGACGAAATCATTTTCATGACCGACGACGGCTCCTACGGCCGCAAGGGTCTCGTGACCGAACCGCTGAAGGAACTCTGCGAAGACACGAAGGGCAAGCCGGACATGGTGCTCGCCATCGGTCCTCCGATCATGATGAAGTTCTGCGCTCTCACCACCAAGCCCTACGGCGTGAAGACCGTCGTGAGCCTCAACAGCATCATGGTGGACGGAACCGGCATGTGCGGTGGCTGCCGCGTGACTATCGGTGGCAAGACGAAGTTCGTCTGCGTCGATGGCCCGGAATTCGACGGC
This genomic window from uncultured Fibrobacter sp. contains:
- a CDS encoding sulfide/dihydroorotate dehydrogenase-like FAD/NAD-binding protein, yielding IIMGARNESLFLMKEEMTALADEIIFMTDDGSYGRKGLVTEPLKELCEDTKGKPDMVLAIGPPIMMKFCALTTKPYGVKTVVSLNSIMVDGTGMCGGCRVTIGGKTKFVCVDGPEFDGHEVDWNNMLQRMGAFKPQEQEALHRFGANDGHKCNIDKMADAKAKESK